A stretch of Deltaproteobacteria bacterium DNA encodes these proteins:
- the cas7u gene encoding type I-U CRISPR-associated protein Cas7: protein MPTDFSQLSQLNDAPRLLMEAELTPVQGDRFQPTGFADLGPARYQLADGTEMLLIESAQSVANRLEAVCWDEAKEDLVDSLAGLPYVKIDLGELGTTTTIQEFHRLNSPYIWVGETDDRGKKFRQDLMGRIGLKMKSQKKAKKGSEEDSEEGAEVPGVLDLRRLAKAVFWCDPNSVIHGIFLEKLAGRLRLTRALSGFIEARDVRAVESGGVKFDHVLPKPKDLGLNANEGFGNVPFPRSEFTAGKITAYFNLDLALLRGYGLGSSATDLLIALSLFKVRRFLSRGLRLRTACDLEPKNDLMTTHPSDFILPRKEEDLIKTIQAKIAACREEKRFADPPVTQITWEPKKAAKNKKGEDAQDDEGANEE, encoded by the coding sequence ATGCCGACGGATTTTTCACAGTTGTCACAGTTGAATGATGCCCCCCGTCTCCTGATGGAGGCTGAACTCACACCCGTCCAAGGAGACCGTTTCCAGCCCACTGGTTTCGCTGACCTTGGTCCAGCACGTTACCAGCTTGCCGATGGAACAGAAATGCTCCTGATCGAATCTGCGCAGTCAGTGGCGAATCGCTTAGAAGCCGTGTGCTGGGACGAAGCGAAAGAGGACCTCGTCGATTCCCTCGCCGGTCTACCCTACGTCAAGATTGACCTCGGTGAACTTGGGACCACAACAACGATACAAGAGTTTCATCGGCTTAATTCCCCATATATTTGGGTAGGGGAAACTGATGATCGCGGCAAAAAGTTTCGCCAAGACCTGATGGGGCGGATCGGCCTCAAGATGAAATCCCAGAAAAAAGCCAAGAAGGGCAGTGAGGAAGACAGCGAGGAGGGAGCCGAGGTTCCTGGGGTCTTGGATTTACGTAGATTGGCTAAAGCGGTCTTTTGGTGTGACCCCAACAGTGTGATCCACGGCATTTTCTTGGAGAAGCTTGCTGGACGCTTGCGATTGACTCGTGCTCTTTCCGGTTTCATTGAGGCCCGTGACGTGCGTGCGGTTGAGAGCGGTGGCGTCAAGTTTGACCATGTTCTCCCAAAACCCAAGGATTTAGGGTTGAATGCCAATGAGGGTTTCGGCAACGTTCCCTTCCCTCGCAGCGAGTTTACCGCTGGGAAGATTACCGCCTATTTCAACCTTGACCTGGCCCTTTTACGCGGCTACGGCCTTGGTTCGAGTGCCACAGATTTGCTCATCGCGCTCTCTCTCTTTAAGGTCCGTCGATTTCTTTCCAGAGGTCTGCGGTTACGCACCGCTTGTGATCTTGAACCGAAGAACGATCTCATGACCACTCACCCGTCAGATTTCATCTTGCCCAGGAAAGAGGAAGACCTCATCAAGACGATTCAGGCGAAAATCGCAGCTTGCCGAGAGGAAAAACGTTTCGCCGACCCGCCCGTCACTCAGATCACTTGGGAGCCGAAGAAGGCTGCCAAGAATAAGAAGGGCGAAGATGCTCAAGATGATGAGGGAGCGAACGAGGAGTAA
- the cas5u6u gene encoding type I-U CRISPR-associated protein Cas5/Cas6, with the protein MALAIALSFPAGRFHSTPWGHHVNEGLPEWPPSPWRLLRALVATWKRKLSMERSVNDMLPRVLARLTAPPLFSLPPVSLSHTRHFMPWHGGWKPEEPDKAKTKVFDAFVALDHTAEVVFLWPGVTLEPAEEHVLRLVLSQLGYFGRAESWCAVRLSDEWEPNSNGAWVRIDKTSGKVEARINCAPLNGGNRVSNDVEPVRVLAADPVTWQGWSYGRKASRPDPLWNLLAETADLHAERWSDPPGSRWLTYLRPSDAFAVTTGRQRMMRKAGASTVARYALDGTVLPLAQETLSLAELARQRLQGIYGKQNDGATSVLFSGKTMDGVPLRDHRHAFYLPTDEDGDGHIDHLTVYARGPVGLDGQDMGFAEAELRALDRFRRLRQVGGKPDLQLVLLGVGQCDDWKDTRLFSRSHRWRSVTPFVPPRHTKDRGQRRETPVEQLQDELQRRGFPTPVAVYELPRCEVEGRSLRWIEFRRERLLGGGSRGQGFGHGFVIEFAEPVAGPLCFGYGCHFGLGLFVPSAA; encoded by the coding sequence ATGGCCCTTGCGATTGCCCTCTCATTTCCTGCGGGACGGTTCCACAGCACGCCCTGGGGGCATCACGTCAACGAGGGTTTGCCCGAATGGCCGCCTTCGCCGTGGCGACTCCTGCGCGCGCTGGTCGCAACCTGGAAGCGCAAGCTGTCGATGGAACGGTCTGTGAACGATATGTTGCCAAGGGTGCTTGCCAGGCTGACCGCTCCTCCGCTTTTTTCTCTTCCGCCTGTATCGCTTAGCCATACGCGGCATTTCATGCCGTGGCACGGAGGTTGGAAGCCAGAAGAACCAGATAAGGCCAAAACCAAGGTCTTCGATGCTTTCGTCGCGCTCGATCACACTGCCGAGGTTGTCTTCCTGTGGCCTGGGGTTACCCTCGAGCCAGCCGAAGAACACGTCTTACGGCTTGTCCTTTCTCAGCTTGGTTACTTCGGTCGCGCCGAATCATGGTGTGCGGTGCGGCTGAGTGATGAATGGGAACCAAATAGCAATGGGGCTTGGGTCCGAATCGATAAAACAAGTGGGAAGGTGGAAGCGCGGATTAATTGCGCGCCGCTCAACGGTGGGAACCGTGTATCGAACGACGTGGAGCCAGTCCGCGTGCTTGCCGCTGATCCTGTTACATGGCAAGGTTGGAGCTATGGGAGAAAAGCCAGCCGTCCCGACCCGCTGTGGAACCTCTTGGCTGAAACCGCTGATCTCCACGCTGAACGGTGGAGTGATCCGCCCGGATCGCGCTGGCTCACCTATCTGCGTCCCTCAGACGCTTTCGCTGTTACCACAGGACGCCAGCGCATGATGCGAAAAGCTGGTGCGTCGACTGTCGCTCGCTATGCGCTCGATGGAACGGTGTTGCCGCTCGCGCAAGAGACGCTTTCACTCGCAGAACTGGCGCGGCAACGACTTCAGGGCATCTACGGCAAACAAAACGATGGGGCCACCTCTGTACTCTTTAGCGGCAAAACGATGGATGGAGTCCCTCTTCGAGACCACCGTCATGCCTTTTATCTTCCCACCGATGAAGATGGCGACGGACACATCGACCATCTCACCGTATACGCGCGCGGTCCGGTCGGTTTGGACGGTCAAGACATGGGGTTCGCAGAAGCCGAACTCCGGGCCTTGGATCGGTTCCGTCGACTGCGTCAGGTAGGTGGCAAACCTGACCTTCAGCTTGTGCTACTCGGAGTCGGCCAGTGCGATGACTGGAAAGACACGCGGCTCTTCAGTCGCTCGCATCGGTGGCGGTCTGTTACGCCATTTGTACCTCCGCGACATACAAAAGACCGTGGTCAAAGACGAGAAACACCTGTCGAGCAACTACAGGATGAACTACAACGACGCGGTTTCCCGACCCCAGTTGCTGTATATGAGTTGCCTCGCTGCGAAGTGGAAGGACGCTCTCTTCGTTGGATCGAGTTCCGTCGTGAGCGCCTCCTTGGCGGAGGAAGCCGGGGGCAAGGGTTTGGACACGGTTTCGTCATTGAATTCGCCGAGCCCGTTGCCGGTCCACTGTGTTTCGGCTACGGTTGCCACTTCGGATTGGGGCTGTTCGTTCCATCCGCCGCATGA
- the csx17 gene encoding type I-U CRISPR-associated protein Csx17: MPELILHGCTPEPLMSYLKALGVLRLVAEQADPDARGAWRAGTFVLSSHLDEDALMKFFLEQYQPTPIVAPWGARSGFYPGSSESSARAALQAIQDAKSERLEPFQSVVRIVQEVLIDLGFTAKAKDEDKLTVMRACRARLPDHLLPWLDATYVLTQEDRKFPPLLGTGGNEGSGSYVSGFAQQVVSVLIQREWDHALGSALFRHLAKDVMSGQTPGHFSPGAAGGPNAGQGFVGGVATNPWDYLLALEGACLWACGLFRRLGANMAGMAAFPFTIPPSAVGYETLSFSDGKKPKQAKREIAEMWLPLWEKPASLIEVQHLLAEGRATVKTRSARTGVEFARAVAGLGIDRGIASFQRLAFLMRNGQNFLATPIGRFTVHERREVGLLQEIDDWLEQFRRACQKNTTPPRFSAALRRIEAAIFDFCRYGGKLRMAEILCTLGNAEQQLANGEHFRKTTKPTIQPVPPLSPLWLSACDDGSTEFRLALALASICGDRDSRVGDLRTNLEPVEHKRARWTWAETSGGVVWSGADLCRNLAAVLTRRVMDAGRAGLGVLPLSSRFSTSLTDVATFLAGDTDDQRLEELLWGLLLIDGANEWREQREQLTKPSERPLLIPSAYALLKLVFLPHRLSWPVGAEGVSIKPEPDILGRLRAGNVQGAGEIAARRLRASGFAPMPGPLSDGRRRELDLDARVDPTRLAAALLVPVSGTAQLARLVLRLRTESPTEATI, encoded by the coding sequence ATGCCTGAACTGATTCTTCATGGGTGCACGCCAGAGCCGTTGATGTCGTATCTGAAGGCGTTAGGTGTGCTCCGACTCGTGGCCGAACAGGCCGATCCGGACGCGCGCGGCGCATGGCGCGCAGGAACCTTCGTTCTTTCGTCGCACCTAGACGAGGATGCCCTGATGAAGTTCTTTCTGGAGCAGTACCAACCGACGCCCATCGTTGCGCCGTGGGGTGCTCGCTCCGGATTCTACCCTGGCTCATCTGAGTCTTCTGCTCGTGCCGCCTTACAAGCGATTCAAGATGCCAAGAGCGAACGGCTGGAACCTTTCCAAAGTGTAGTGCGGATTGTTCAAGAGGTGCTCATCGACTTGGGCTTTACCGCCAAAGCGAAAGATGAAGATAAGCTCACAGTGATGCGCGCGTGCCGTGCGCGTTTACCGGACCATCTCCTTCCTTGGTTAGATGCTACCTATGTCCTAACGCAAGAGGACCGCAAGTTTCCTCCTCTACTTGGCACGGGAGGGAATGAAGGGAGTGGGAGTTACGTCTCCGGATTCGCTCAGCAAGTGGTCTCTGTGTTGATCCAGCGTGAGTGGGACCATGCTCTCGGTTCTGCACTTTTTCGGCACTTAGCAAAGGATGTCATGAGCGGCCAAACGCCTGGGCACTTTTCCCCTGGAGCAGCGGGCGGACCGAATGCGGGTCAGGGATTTGTGGGTGGTGTAGCGACTAATCCGTGGGATTATCTCCTGGCCCTCGAAGGAGCCTGCCTGTGGGCATGTGGCCTCTTCCGTCGATTAGGAGCGAATATGGCCGGTATGGCGGCGTTTCCTTTTACTATCCCGCCCAGCGCGGTCGGGTATGAAACATTGTCCTTCTCTGATGGCAAAAAACCTAAACAGGCGAAGCGTGAGATTGCCGAAATGTGGCTCCCCTTGTGGGAAAAACCGGCCAGTTTGATTGAAGTACAACATCTCCTAGCCGAGGGGCGGGCGACAGTGAAAACGCGCTCAGCACGAACAGGTGTTGAGTTTGCCAGAGCAGTTGCTGGATTAGGCATAGATCGAGGCATCGCTTCATTCCAGCGCCTCGCCTTTTTGATGCGCAACGGGCAAAATTTTCTAGCGACGCCGATTGGTCGCTTTACAGTTCATGAGCGCCGAGAGGTCGGTCTCCTCCAAGAAATAGACGACTGGCTAGAGCAATTCCGCCGCGCCTGTCAAAAAAACACCACACCGCCGCGGTTTTCCGCCGCTTTGCGCCGGATCGAGGCAGCCATCTTCGACTTTTGTCGCTACGGTGGCAAGCTGCGCATGGCCGAAATTCTCTGCACGCTCGGTAACGCAGAACAACAACTCGCTAACGGTGAACACTTTCGTAAGACCACTAAACCCACGATTCAACCTGTTCCTCCGCTTTCGCCTCTATGGCTCTCAGCCTGTGATGACGGCTCAACCGAGTTCCGTCTCGCTCTTGCCCTGGCTTCGATATGTGGAGACCGCGATAGTCGGGTCGGGGACCTGCGAACTAACCTGGAGCCGGTTGAACACAAGAGAGCGCGCTGGACGTGGGCTGAGACGAGCGGTGGCGTCGTGTGGTCGGGCGCTGACCTGTGCCGCAATCTCGCCGCAGTACTGACCAGACGAGTCATGGATGCCGGCCGCGCGGGCTTGGGTGTTCTTCCCCTGAGCAGCCGCTTTTCCACGTCGCTCACCGATGTCGCAACATTTCTGGCCGGAGACACAGACGATCAACGCTTGGAGGAATTACTGTGGGGACTGCTTTTGATTGACGGCGCAAACGAGTGGCGCGAGCAGAGAGAGCAACTGACCAAGCCATCCGAACGACCTCTGTTGATCCCTTCTGCCTACGCGCTCCTGAAGCTCGTGTTTCTGCCCCATCGATTATCTTGGCCGGTCGGTGCAGAGGGAGTCTCGATCAAACCAGAGCCTGACATTCTTGGCCGTTTGCGCGCCGGCAACGTGCAGGGCGCAGGTGAGATAGCCGCTCGTCGGCTGCGAGCGTCCGGCTTCGCACCGATGCCAGGCCCACTGTCCGATGGTCGACGGCGGGAACTCGATCTTGATGCGCGTGTTGATCCAACGCGTCTGGCTGCGGCTTTATTGGTTCCTGTCAGTGGAACGGCGCAATTAGCAAGGCTGGTCTTGCGTTTACGAACAGAGTCGCCGACAGAAGCTACGATATAG
- a CDS encoding phage head protein — MSVVFKRPFDEQVAFFRGKLGNLVPTATWRDLWKGQHDRAFMVAGAAKADLLADLAGAVDKSIAEGETIQAFRKRFGEIVQRNGWHGWTGEGTPAGEAWRTRVIYETNLATSYGAGRLAQLKQGEYPYWMYRHAEAVARPRPQHLAWDGLTLPPDHAFWKTHSPPNGWGCKCRVIGVRSASQAKRLGGDPNKAVPKGWDQVDPKTGELPGIDKGWGYQPGESVSDAMKVAAKKTVQWDYMLAKAYMSDVPAAQRDALTTAIRTQPETGEAVRRYAQRVLGKAEADVPPYQTMGLLTTDEAKQIAEMTGVEAVGKELYDWTVDSFTIQKVLIDHGTEATEAPRGQAPIVAADYAVLPQVIAESKEIEDAGKSDIGRPVVKMTAVIEGRRWVAVFEVRAVRRMLALQTFYKGRK, encoded by the coding sequence TTGTCCGTCGTCTTCAAACGCCCATTCGATGAACAGGTCGCCTTCTTCCGTGGCAAACTCGGCAACCTCGTCCCGACCGCCACCTGGCGCGACCTGTGGAAGGGACAGCATGACCGCGCGTTCATGGTCGCGGGTGCCGCCAAGGCCGATCTGCTCGCCGATCTCGCCGGGGCGGTGGATAAGTCCATCGCTGAAGGCGAGACGATACAAGCCTTCCGGAAGCGGTTCGGGGAGATCGTGCAAAGAAACGGCTGGCACGGGTGGACGGGAGAAGGCACGCCCGCCGGCGAAGCCTGGCGCACCCGCGTCATCTACGAGACCAACTTGGCCACCAGTTACGGAGCCGGACGCCTCGCCCAACTCAAGCAGGGTGAATACCCCTATTGGATGTACCGCCACGCGGAGGCCGTCGCGCGGCCACGTCCGCAACATCTGGCGTGGGATGGGCTGACCTTGCCGCCGGATCACGCCTTCTGGAAGACACACAGTCCGCCCAACGGCTGGGGTTGCAAATGCCGCGTCATCGGCGTGCGCTCCGCCTCGCAGGCCAAGCGCCTCGGGGGCGACCCCAACAAAGCAGTGCCCAAGGGCTGGGACCAGGTGGATCCGAAGACCGGCGAGCTGCCGGGCATCGATAAAGGATGGGGGTATCAGCCGGGGGAAAGTGTCAGCGACGCGATGAAGGTTGCCGCCAAAAAAACCGTGCAGTGGGACTACATGCTTGCGAAAGCCTACATGAGCGACGTCCCCGCTGCCCAGCGCGACGCCCTCACTACCGCCATCCGTACCCAGCCCGAAACCGGCGAGGCCGTGCGCCGCTACGCCCAGCGCGTGCTGGGCAAAGCCGAAGCCGACGTGCCGCCGTACCAGACGATGGGATTGCTCACGACCGACGAAGCGAAACAGATTGCTGAGATGACCGGCGTCGAAGCGGTCGGGAAGGAACTCTACGACTGGACGGTGGACTCCTTCACCATCCAGAAAGTGCTCATAGATCATGGGACCGAGGCGACGGAAGCGCCGCGTGGACAGGCCCCTATCGTGGCTGCCGACTATGCTGTGCTGCCGCAAGTGATTGCCGAGAGCAAAGAGATCGAGGATGCCGGGAAATCCGACATCGGACGTCCGGTTGTGAAAATGACGGCAGTGATCGAGGGGCGACGTTGGGTGGCCGTATTTGAAGTCCGCGCGGTACGCCGGATGTTGGCGCTCCAAACTTTTTACAAAGGACGGAAGTGA
- a CDS encoding MFS transporter produces MTTGTITGEGKIFYGWWIVLVAAIGLSVGYGPIVTFTFGVFFKPLSQEFGWNRAQVSLAFSLSLLVMSVGLPLVGRVVDRLGARKVIVPSVVLFGMGFMSFALLSSQLWLLYAIYIALGVVGGGTAPVPYSNVLSHWFDKQRGLALGVAMVGLGLGAFAMPTVAQGLIDVGGWRWAYVYIGAMVMLIAAPVVALFLTETPQMLGLVSDGMPPSTATASGKPTGLSSQEARQTGTFWVMVGAFFLMSVAIHGCLIHLVPLLTDRGVSPQGAALATSLLGGALLFGRVGAGYLLDCLAASTVAVGFFGGATVGFVLLWSGVSGDLAFLASFLVGLGMGAEGDIIAYLVSRYFGLRAFGEIYGYVFAAFTLGGVVGPLLMGVGFEATGSYRLVLGAFVCASLVAVALMTQLGPYRRWETASLAAATTSS; encoded by the coding sequence ATGACGACGGGAACGATAACAGGCGAAGGAAAAATCTTTTACGGTTGGTGGATTGTCCTCGTGGCGGCCATCGGCTTGTCCGTGGGTTACGGTCCGATCGTGACTTTTACGTTTGGGGTTTTCTTCAAACCCCTCAGCCAAGAATTCGGGTGGAATCGCGCGCAGGTGTCCCTGGCTTTTTCCCTCTCGTTGTTGGTGATGAGCGTGGGATTGCCTCTTGTCGGGCGTGTGGTGGATCGGTTGGGCGCGCGCAAGGTGATCGTGCCGTCGGTGGTGCTCTTCGGCATGGGCTTCATGTCGTTTGCCTTGCTCTCGTCTCAGCTGTGGCTGTTGTATGCCATTTACATTGCGCTGGGCGTCGTGGGCGGCGGCACTGCTCCGGTGCCGTACTCGAATGTCCTTTCCCATTGGTTCGACAAGCAGCGTGGGTTGGCGCTGGGCGTGGCGATGGTTGGGTTGGGCCTTGGTGCGTTTGCCATGCCCACCGTGGCGCAAGGGCTGATCGATGTCGGCGGCTGGCGCTGGGCCTATGTCTACATCGGAGCGATGGTGATGCTCATCGCCGCTCCGGTGGTCGCGTTGTTTTTGACGGAAACCCCGCAGATGTTGGGGTTGGTGTCGGACGGGATGCCGCCCTCGACGGCAACGGCTTCAGGAAAACCGACAGGCCTGTCCTCGCAAGAAGCGCGACAGACAGGGACTTTCTGGGTGATGGTGGGCGCGTTCTTCCTGATGTCGGTCGCGATTCACGGTTGCCTCATCCATCTTGTCCCTTTACTGACCGACCGTGGCGTATCCCCACAAGGTGCGGCGCTGGCGACTTCGTTACTCGGCGGGGCGTTGCTGTTCGGACGCGTCGGTGCCGGGTATTTGTTGGACTGTCTCGCGGCCTCCACTGTCGCGGTGGGCTTCTTTGGCGGTGCGACAGTGGGGTTTGTCTTGCTCTGGAGCGGCGTTTCAGGAGATCTCGCTTTTCTCGCGTCCTTTCTGGTCGGCTTGGGCATGGGCGCGGAGGGCGACATCATCGCCTATTTGGTGAGCCGCTACTTCGGTTTGCGCGCGTTCGGAGAAATTTACGGCTATGTCTTTGCCGCCTTCACGCTTGGCGGTGTCGTCGGCCCGCTCCTCATGGGAGTCGGTTTCGAGGCGACCGGTTCCTACCGGCTCGTCCTCGGCGCATTCGTGTGCGCTTCCCTCGTCGCTGTCGCATTGATGACGCAGTTGGGGCCGTACCGACGATGGGAAACGGCGTCGCTTGCGGCGGCGACTACATCTTCGTGA
- a CDS encoding anion permease: MDSLATVLRRIPLFADLPPGSFAKIIADLREERHPPGAVICYEGEDARDFYIIKSGEVEVLITRAWSQREIVAVSGPHEWFGERALFSDRPRSATVVARTAVELWRLTKEKFDALIEENPRLILHFTQVISDRLSQANQELSKKQEAFNLQIAALFQAQPPRRQELLVHASVLATLEPQIVNALLGRHDADSELAALEAQRTFLVRNDGVASYPEAIREYLFARLIAEAGTDGVRELHERAAALYTEHDQWDRAIDHHLEVRAFTPAEQLLVAHAEEAFATERIDLLRKWLERFPVEHHSHDLARLRARIAQEAQDRENLAPASLPRPTRLPQISPQIQRWIGFATGLAVGLSVWHTAPFAGLSTGSMHMFALLAWAVIFWALDVLPDYVVGLGLIIGWILFTIVPPEIAVSGFTTSPFFLIIGVLGITASLQSSGLLFRLALYILRCFPLTYRGQAAGLSLSGTAITTFIPDSTSATAIAGPIILALSDSLGYPRRSSGSAGLAMVALLGFGQMGPFFLTGAAENLLAWGLLPEAARLQITWGGWALAALPLALTTFLAAFVLTMFFFPPEFQPTLSHGLIETQIEALGSPSRAEIINGAVVIASMCGWVTFPYHRIDAAWIAMIGLAILLAINLLDRETFRAGINWDFLFYLGAVLSLTGVVHQLGIDTWLIARLTPLLTPLTARPALFLLMLVLAIFTARFILPSFPLVSLLTITVVPIATNAGIDPLVLVLIICMSATVWFFPYQSTTYLALYFGTKEKAFSHAQVRRLAWSYGAIHLLATLVAIPYWRFLGLLP, from the coding sequence CCGACCTCCCCCCAGGCAGTTTCGCAAAAATCATCGCGGATCTCCGCGAGGAACGGCACCCGCCCGGGGCGGTCATCTGTTACGAGGGTGAGGACGCCCGCGACTTTTATATCATCAAGTCCGGAGAAGTTGAGGTCCTGATTACTCGCGCCTGGAGCCAGCGGGAGATTGTCGCCGTTAGCGGCCCGCACGAATGGTTCGGGGAACGCGCGCTCTTTTCCGACCGCCCCCGCTCCGCCACAGTCGTCGCGCGGACGGCAGTGGAGCTGTGGCGGCTGACCAAGGAGAAATTCGACGCGCTCATCGAAGAAAACCCCCGGCTGATTCTACATTTCACCCAAGTGATCAGCGACCGCCTGTCGCAAGCCAATCAGGAACTGTCCAAAAAACAGGAGGCGTTCAACCTTCAGATCGCCGCCCTCTTCCAAGCCCAACCGCCGAGGCGTCAAGAGCTGCTCGTACATGCGTCCGTTCTCGCCACCCTCGAGCCGCAGATCGTCAACGCGCTGCTCGGTCGCCACGATGCCGACAGCGAACTCGCCGCGTTGGAAGCGCAGCGCACGTTTCTCGTGCGCAACGACGGTGTCGCCAGCTACCCGGAGGCCATCCGCGAATATCTTTTCGCACGGCTGATTGCCGAGGCGGGAACCGACGGCGTCCGCGAGCTGCATGAACGCGCCGCTGCACTCTACACGGAACACGACCAGTGGGACCGGGCTATCGATCATCATCTTGAAGTAAGGGCGTTTACCCCAGCGGAACAGTTACTCGTCGCCCACGCGGAAGAAGCCTTTGCCACCGAACGGATCGACCTTCTGCGCAAATGGTTGGAACGCTTTCCCGTCGAGCACCACTCTCACGACCTGGCACGCCTCAGGGCTCGCATTGCCCAAGAAGCCCAAGACCGCGAGAATCTTGCGCCCGCCTCGCTGCCCAGACCGACTCGCCTCCCGCAAATCTCCCCCCAGATCCAACGTTGGATCGGCTTCGCCACCGGTCTCGCCGTGGGCTTGAGCGTGTGGCACACCGCGCCGTTTGCCGGATTGAGCACCGGCAGCATGCACATGTTTGCGCTGCTCGCCTGGGCGGTGATTTTCTGGGCGCTGGATGTATTGCCGGATTATGTAGTCGGGCTCGGTCTCATCATCGGCTGGATTCTCTTCACCATCGTTCCTCCCGAGATCGCCGTGTCCGGATTTACCACCAGCCCCTTTTTCCTCATTATCGGGGTCCTCGGCATTACCGCTTCTCTGCAAAGCTCCGGGCTCCTCTTTCGCTTAGCGCTGTACATCCTACGTTGCTTCCCGCTGACGTATCGCGGCCAAGCCGCAGGGCTCTCCTTGAGCGGCACGGCCATCACGACCTTCATCCCCGATTCCACGTCGGCCACGGCCATCGCCGGGCCGATTATTCTGGCGCTGTCGGATTCGCTGGGCTATCCGCGCCGGAGCAGCGGCTCCGCTGGACTGGCAATGGTGGCATTGTTGGGGTTCGGACAAATGGGGCCGTTCTTTCTGACCGGCGCGGCGGAGAATCTTCTGGCCTGGGGGTTATTGCCGGAAGCCGCGCGCCTGCAGATTACGTGGGGAGGCTGGGCGCTCGCGGCTCTGCCCCTGGCGCTGACCACGTTTCTGGCGGCGTTCGTTTTGACGATGTTCTTTTTCCCGCCGGAGTTTCAGCCCACTTTATCTCACGGCCTGATCGAAACTCAAATCGAAGCCCTCGGTTCGCCTTCGCGCGCCGAGATCATTAACGGGGCAGTGGTCATCGCCTCGATGTGCGGCTGGGTCACCTTTCCGTATCATCGCATCGATGCCGCCTGGATCGCCATGATCGGCTTGGCCATTCTCTTGGCCATAAACCTACTGGACCGGGAGACATTTCGCGCGGGTATCAACTGGGATTTCTTGTTCTATCTTGGCGCGGTCTTGAGTCTGACCGGCGTCGTGCATCAGCTTGGCATCGATACTTGGCTGATCGCTCGACTCACCCCTCTGCTCACTCCTCTTACGGCCCGACCCGCGTTATTTCTCCTCATGCTCGTGCTAGCCATTTTCACCGCCCGCTTTATTCTCCCGAGCTTTCCGCTGGTCTCCCTCTTAACCATCACCGTCGTACCCATTGCCACCAATGCTGGAATCGATCCACTCGTGCTGGTCCTCATCATCTGCATGTCGGCCACCGTGTGGTTTTTCCCCTATCAGAGCACGACCTACCTGGCCCTGTATTTCGGCACCAAGGAAAAGGCGTTTTCGCACGCCCAAGTGCGCCGACTGGCGTGGAGCTACGGAGCGATTCATTTACTCGCGACCCTCGTCGCCATTCCATACTGGCGGTTCCTCGGGCTACTGCCGTGA